Proteins encoded within one genomic window of Microbacterium soli:
- a CDS encoding LysM peptidoglycan-binding domain-containing protein — MSTISIQSPAFVRAAGVAVGSQRSRTARGTRLRLTVRGRRVLAAIVAAPLVVGIVLSVLAGGTALASARLSEPVPFQTVSVLPGDSLWSIAGEIAPEVDPRVVIDDIVRLNNLSSGAIQAGAELAIPARYSR; from the coding sequence ATGAGCACCATCAGCATCCAGAGCCCCGCGTTCGTCCGCGCCGCCGGTGTCGCGGTCGGCTCGCAGCGCAGCCGGACCGCGCGTGGCACGAGGCTCCGTCTGACCGTGCGCGGTCGTCGGGTGCTGGCGGCGATCGTCGCCGCTCCTCTCGTCGTCGGGATCGTGCTGTCGGTCCTCGCGGGAGGCACCGCACTCGCGTCGGCCCGCCTGAGCGAGCCGGTGCCCTTCCAGACGGTCTCCGTGCTGCCGGGGGATTCGCTGTGGTCCATCGCGGGCGAGATCGCCCCTGAGGTCGATCCGCGGGTGGTCATCGACGACATCGTGCGGCTGAACAACCTCAGCAGCGGCGCGATCCAGGCAGGCGCCGAACTGGCGATCCCGGCTCGGTACTCGCGCTGA
- a CDS encoding histidinol-phosphate transaminase encodes MGRVTSLDELPLRDDLRGLTPYGAPQAPLPVALNVNENAHPVPEAVIEDILADVAVALDGVNRYPDREFTGLREALADYLGHGLAADQIWAGNGSNEVLQHLMQAFAGPGRTAFGFAPTYSMYPLITQGTGATWVAGTREDDYRITPEDAAAQVAAADPDVVLLCSPNNPTGTPLGLDVVEAVHDAARGIIVVDEAYQEFAPKDAASALTLLPGRPRLAVSRTMSKAFAFAGARVGYLAADPALIDALRLVRLPYHLSALTQAAATAALRNSRTMLRMVDEIVEQRDRISATLEALGYAPHPSWSNFVLFGGVDDPKHVWQELYDRGVLIRDVGIPGHLRVTAGTEAETTAFLEALASIGSAS; translated from the coding sequence ATGGGAAGAGTGACCTCTCTCGACGAGCTGCCCCTCCGCGATGATCTTCGCGGACTCACCCCGTACGGTGCGCCACAGGCACCCCTGCCCGTGGCGCTCAACGTCAACGAGAACGCTCATCCAGTCCCGGAGGCGGTGATCGAGGACATCCTCGCCGACGTCGCCGTGGCGCTCGACGGCGTCAACCGATACCCCGACAGGGAATTCACCGGACTGCGGGAGGCGCTGGCCGACTATCTCGGCCACGGGCTCGCAGCCGACCAGATCTGGGCGGGCAACGGCTCCAACGAGGTGCTGCAGCACCTCATGCAGGCTTTCGCCGGCCCCGGCCGCACGGCGTTCGGCTTCGCACCCACCTACTCCATGTACCCGCTGATCACCCAGGGCACCGGTGCCACCTGGGTCGCCGGCACCCGAGAGGACGACTACCGCATCACCCCCGAGGACGCGGCGGCGCAGGTGGCCGCCGCGGATCCGGATGTCGTGCTGCTGTGCTCGCCGAACAACCCCACCGGCACACCGCTGGGCCTCGACGTCGTCGAAGCCGTGCACGACGCCGCCCGTGGGATCATCGTGGTCGACGAGGCCTATCAGGAGTTCGCCCCGAAGGATGCGGCCTCCGCACTGACGCTGCTGCCCGGCCGCCCCCGACTGGCCGTCTCCCGCACCATGAGCAAGGCCTTCGCCTTCGCCGGCGCGCGGGTGGGCTATCTCGCCGCGGACCCGGCGCTGATCGACGCGCTGCGGCTGGTGCGCCTGCCGTATCACCTCAGCGCCCTCACGCAGGCCGCCGCGACCGCCGCGCTGCGCAACTCCCGCACCATGCTGCGGATGGTCGACGAGATCGTCGAGCAGCGCGACCGCATCTCGGCCACACTGGAGGCGCTGGGCTACGCACCGCATCCGTCCTGGTCGAACTTCGTGCTGTTCGGCGGCGTCGACGACCCGAAGCACGTCTGGCAGGAGCTGTACGACCGCGGCGTGCTGATCCGCGACGTCGGCATCCCCGGCCACCTGCGGGTCACCGCGGGCACGGAGGCGGAGACCACGGCGTTCCTGGAGGCCCTCGCCTCGATAGGATCGGCTTCATGA
- the hisB gene encoding imidazoleglycerol-phosphate dehydratase HisB encodes MSDPRSARPVRTAKRTRSTSESTVEVEVNLDGTGRSDISTSVPFFDHMLTAFAKHSLTDLTVRATGDTHIDAHHTVEDIAIVLGQAIREALGDKSGIGRYGDALVPLDEALAQAVVDISGRPFLVHDGEPVGFEMHLIGGHFTGSLVRHVFEAISFNAALTVHVRVLGGRDPHHIAEAEFKAFARAFRQAKSPDPLVEGIPSTKGAL; translated from the coding sequence ATGAGCGACCCCCGCAGCGCACGGCCCGTCCGGACCGCGAAGCGCACCCGCAGCACGTCGGAGTCCACGGTCGAGGTCGAGGTGAACCTCGACGGCACCGGCCGCAGCGACATCAGTACGTCCGTGCCGTTCTTCGACCACATGCTCACGGCATTCGCGAAGCACTCCCTGACCGACCTGACCGTCCGTGCCACCGGTGACACGCACATCGACGCGCACCACACCGTCGAGGACATCGCCATCGTCCTCGGTCAGGCGATCCGCGAGGCGCTCGGCGACAAGTCGGGCATCGGCCGATACGGTGACGCGCTGGTGCCGCTGGATGAGGCCCTGGCGCAGGCCGTCGTCGACATCTCCGGCCGTCCGTTCCTCGTGCACGACGGTGAGCCCGTCGGCTTCGAGATGCACCTCATCGGCGGCCACTTCACGGGTTCCCTCGTGCGCCACGTGTTCGAGGCCATCTCCTTCAACGCCGCGCTGACCGTGCACGTGCGCGTGCTGGGCGGGCGAGACCCGCACCACATCGCCGAGGCCGAGTTCAAGGCCTTCGCCCGTGCCTTCCGGCAGGCCAAGTCCCCGGATCCCCTCGTGGAGGGCATCCCATCGACCAAGGGCGCGCTGTGA
- the hisH gene encoding imidazole glycerol phosphate synthase subunit HisH: MTTSPRVVVFDYESGNVHSAAKALAAAGAEVELTRDRDRAIEADGLVVPGVGAFAAVRDALLAHGGDEIIDRRLAGGRAVLGICVGMQVLFERGVERAQPAEGLGEWPGTITELEAPVLPHMGWNTVEAGVGSVLFRGVEQERFYFVHSFAAKSWGLDVQAPFPQPTLTWATHGERFLAAVENGPLSATQFHPEKSGDAGIRLLTNWVDALA; encoded by the coding sequence GTGACCACGAGCCCGCGCGTCGTGGTCTTCGACTACGAGTCGGGCAACGTGCACTCCGCAGCCAAGGCCCTCGCGGCCGCCGGCGCCGAGGTCGAGCTCACCCGCGACCGCGACCGCGCGATCGAAGCCGACGGCCTCGTCGTCCCCGGCGTGGGAGCGTTCGCCGCGGTGCGGGACGCGCTGCTCGCGCACGGCGGCGATGAGATCATCGACCGGCGGTTGGCAGGAGGTCGCGCGGTCCTGGGCATCTGCGTCGGCATGCAGGTGCTGTTCGAGCGCGGTGTCGAGCGCGCACAGCCGGCCGAGGGTCTCGGGGAGTGGCCGGGGACGATCACCGAGCTGGAGGCGCCGGTGCTGCCGCACATGGGCTGGAACACCGTCGAGGCGGGCGTGGGCAGCGTGCTGTTCCGCGGCGTCGAGCAGGAGCGCTTCTACTTCGTGCACTCGTTCGCCGCCAAGAGCTGGGGGCTCGACGTGCAGGCGCCGTTCCCGCAGCCGACCCTGACCTGGGCCACGCACGGCGAGCGCTTCCTCGCGGCGGTGGAGAACGGACCGCTCTCCGCCACGCAGTTCCACCCGGAGAAGTCCGGTGATGCGGGCATCCGGCTCCTGACGAACTGGGTGGATGCACTGGCATGA
- the priA gene encoding bifunctional 1-(5-phosphoribosyl)-5-((5-phosphoribosylamino)methylideneamino)imidazole-4-carboxamide isomerase/phosphoribosylanthranilate isomerase PriA — protein MNDFAQSPSLILLPAVDVAGGKAVRLTRGEAGTETNYGDPIDAAGEWVDQGAQWIHLVDLDAAFGRGSNAGILRKVIKQYRGVSIELSGGIRDDASLEDALESGANRINLGTAALENPEWAADVISRYGEAVAVGLDVRGTTLAARGWTEEGGDIWEVLERLEDAGCSRYVVTDVTKDGTLRGPNLDLLREITSRTPKPVIASGGVSSLDDIAALRDLVPLGVEGAIVGKALYAGQFTLAEALDVAGD, from the coding sequence ATGAACGACTTCGCGCAGTCACCCTCGCTGATCCTCCTTCCCGCCGTGGATGTCGCCGGCGGCAAGGCCGTGCGCCTGACCCGCGGCGAGGCCGGCACCGAGACCAACTACGGCGATCCGATCGACGCGGCCGGCGAGTGGGTCGACCAGGGTGCGCAGTGGATCCACCTCGTGGACCTCGATGCCGCGTTCGGGCGCGGCAGCAACGCCGGCATCCTGCGCAAGGTCATCAAGCAGTACCGCGGGGTGAGCATCGAGCTCTCCGGCGGCATCCGCGACGATGCGAGCCTGGAGGACGCCCTGGAGTCCGGTGCGAACCGCATCAACCTCGGCACCGCCGCGCTGGAGAACCCCGAGTGGGCGGCCGACGTCATCAGCCGGTACGGCGAGGCCGTCGCGGTCGGCCTCGACGTGCGTGGCACGACCCTCGCCGCGCGCGGCTGGACCGAGGAGGGCGGCGACATCTGGGAGGTGCTGGAGCGCCTGGAGGACGCCGGGTGCAGCCGCTACGTCGTCACCGACGTCACGAAGGACGGCACCCTGCGCGGCCCGAACCTGGATCTGCTGCGCGAGATCACCTCCCGCACGCCCAAACCGGTCATCGCCTCCGGCGGCGTCTCCAGCCTCGACGACATCGCTGCGCTGCGAGACCTCGTCCCGCTGGGCGTGGAGGGGGCCATCGTCGGCAAGGCGCTCTACGCCGGGCAGTTCACCCTGGCGGAGGCGCTGGATGTCGCCGGCGACTGA
- a CDS encoding SseB family protein, which translates to MSPATDDARHRPNTADSAGVPWAGRRFAENPNSGDDGSADPVLLHALHAFRAGTGSQTAVADALRTARVLVPLVAEKGDEGVAPSGLRVDKTQELSIVTVAAPDGRRVQPAFTSVDTMRSWDARARPIPVEAIRVALSAAGEETDLIVLDPGSDTEFVLRRPAVWAIAQGRPWEPSFLSPEVFVALRESIAHEMAVIDVAVAAGDPDARMRGPELIVTLELIDGLNRETLDAVLARLAQRWAADDRMAVLVDSLTVKLIRSA; encoded by the coding sequence ATGTCGCCGGCGACTGACGACGCCCGCCATCGCCCGAACACCGCGGACTCGGCGGGAGTCCCCTGGGCGGGGCGCCGCTTCGCTGAGAACCCCAACTCGGGTGACGACGGGTCCGCCGACCCCGTGCTGCTGCACGCGCTGCACGCCTTCCGCGCCGGGACGGGATCGCAGACCGCCGTGGCGGACGCCCTCCGCACGGCGCGTGTCCTCGTCCCGCTGGTCGCGGAGAAGGGCGACGAGGGGGTCGCGCCGAGCGGGCTGAGGGTCGACAAGACGCAGGAGCTCTCCATCGTCACCGTCGCCGCCCCGGACGGCAGGCGCGTGCAGCCCGCGTTCACCTCCGTGGACACCATGCGCAGCTGGGATGCCCGGGCGAGACCGATTCCCGTCGAGGCCATCCGCGTGGCGCTGTCCGCGGCGGGCGAGGAGACCGATCTGATCGTGCTGGACCCGGGGTCCGACACGGAGTTCGTGCTCCGCCGGCCCGCCGTGTGGGCCATCGCCCAGGGGCGGCCCTGGGAACCGAGCTTCCTCTCGCCCGAGGTGTTCGTGGCGCTGCGCGAGAGCATCGCGCACGAGATGGCCGTCATCGACGTGGCCGTGGCGGCGGGGGATCCGGATGCCAGGATGCGGGGCCCCGAGCTGATCGTGACGCTCGAGCTCATCGACGGCCTGAACCGCGAGACGCTGGACGCCGTGCTCGCGCGGCTCGCCCAGCGGTGGGCCGCCGACGACCGCATGGCGGTGCTGGTCGACTCGCTGACCGTGAAGCTCATCCGCTCGGCGTGA
- a CDS encoding DUF1844 domain-containing protein, translating to MTTPDEQADLRHERWAQQERAAASTATRDIADVPAVEVITTTAVHLMSAAAVKLGLADDPEAQLDLDEARKLINALAGLITAGAPEISSAHASPLRDGLRSLQLAFREASPIQDPIGKGPGEKWTGPVT from the coding sequence GTGACGACTCCCGACGAGCAGGCCGATCTCCGCCACGAGCGCTGGGCGCAGCAGGAGCGGGCGGCGGCGTCCACCGCCACACGCGATATCGCCGATGTCCCCGCCGTCGAAGTGATCACCACGACGGCCGTGCACCTGATGAGCGCGGCCGCGGTGAAGCTCGGCCTCGCCGACGATCCGGAGGCGCAGCTCGACCTCGACGAGGCGCGCAAGCTCATCAACGCGCTCGCCGGGCTCATCACCGCCGGCGCGCCGGAGATCAGCAGTGCGCACGCCAGCCCGCTCCGCGACGGCCTGCGCTCCCTTCAGCTGGCCTTCCGGGAGGCCTCCCCCATCCAGGACCCGATCGGCAAGGGCCCCGGCGAGAAGTGGACCGGCCCGGTCACCTGA
- the infC gene encoding translation initiation factor IF-3, producing MAETTSKEFRISDPRTNERIRVPEVRLVGPAGEQIGVVRIEAALRLAQEADLDLVEVAPNSKPPVVKIMDYGKFKYEAAQKAKEARRNQANTILKEVRFRLKIEAHDYTTKLKRAENFLKSGDKVKAMILFRGREQSRPEQGVRLLRKFAEDVAEFGTVESNPTIDGRNMVMVIAPLKNKSEAKAEQNAARTAHKQAVRDAKSAAAHAKDDSAA from the coding sequence GTGGCCGAAACCACGTCTAAGGAGTTCCGCATCAGCGATCCCCGTACCAATGAGCGCATCCGCGTCCCCGAGGTCCGCCTCGTCGGCCCCGCGGGTGAGCAGATCGGCGTCGTCCGCATCGAAGCGGCGCTGCGTCTGGCCCAGGAAGCAGACCTCGATCTCGTCGAGGTGGCCCCGAATTCCAAGCCGCCCGTGGTCAAGATCATGGACTACGGCAAGTTCAAGTACGAAGCCGCGCAGAAGGCGAAGGAAGCCCGTCGCAACCAGGCGAACACCATCCTCAAGGAGGTGCGGTTCCGCCTGAAGATCGAGGCGCACGACTACACGACCAAGCTCAAGCGCGCGGAGAACTTCCTCAAGTCCGGTGACAAGGTCAAGGCCATGATCCTGTTCCGCGGCCGCGAGCAGTCGCGTCCGGAGCAGGGCGTGCGCCTGCTCCGGAAATTCGCCGAGGACGTCGCCGAGTTCGGCACGGTCGAGTCGAATCCGACCATCGACGGACGCAACATGGTGATGGTCATCGCGCCGCTGAAGAACAAGTCCGAGGCCAAGGCCGAACAGAACGCGGCCCGCACCGCCCACAAGCAGGCGGTCCGGGATGCGAAGTCCGCTGCCGCGCACGCGAAGGACGACTCCGCGGCCTGA
- the rpmI gene encoding 50S ribosomal protein L35, with protein sequence MPKQKTHSGAKKRFKITGSGKLKKQQAGMRHNLEHKSSRRTRRLNQDQVLSKADTKVANKLLGRG encoded by the coding sequence ATGCCGAAGCAGAAGACCCACTCGGGGGCGAAGAAGCGCTTCAAGATCACCGGCAGCGGGAAGCTGAAGAAGCAGCAGGCCGGTATGCGCCACAACCTCGAGCACAAGTCGAGCCGCCGCACGCGTCGCCTGAACCAGGACCAGGTCCTCTCGAAGGCCGACACGAAGGTCGCGAACAAGCTCCTCGGCCGCGGCTGA
- the rplT gene encoding 50S ribosomal protein L20 has translation MARVKRAVNAHKKRRVVLDRASGYRGQRSRLYRKAKEQVTHSLVYAYRDRRKRKGDFRRLWIQRINAAARQNGITYNRFIQGLGLAGVQVDRRMLAELAVTDAAAFASLVETAKKALPSDVNAPKAAA, from the coding sequence ATGGCTAGAGTCAAGCGCGCGGTCAACGCGCACAAGAAGCGTCGCGTCGTCCTCGACCGCGCCTCGGGTTACCGCGGTCAGCGTTCGCGTCTGTACCGCAAGGCGAAGGAGCAGGTCACTCATTCCCTCGTCTACGCGTACCGCGATCGTCGCAAGCGCAAGGGCGACTTCCGTCGCCTGTGGATCCAGCGCATCAACGCCGCCGCCCGCCAGAACGGCATCACCTACAACCGGTTCATCCAGGGCCTCGGCCTCGCCGGCGTCCAGGTCGACCGTCGCATGCTCGCCGAGCTCGCGGTGACCGACGCGGCCGCGTTCGCATCGCTCGTGGAGACCGCGAAGAAGGCGCTCCCCTCGGACGTCAACGCTCCCAAGGCCGCCGCCTGA
- a CDS encoding RNA methyltransferase, with product MLENPRSPRVRAVAKLTKRSARTETGLFLLEGPQAVREALTCLPQSIVELFATPTAWEKHADVRMLAGERGIDVQYVTESVLAAMADTVTPQGLVAVARQTPASVRDIFAASPRLIAICEEVRDPGNLGTIVRAADAAGADAVVLTGRTVDPYNPKVVRSTTGSLFHLPLSVGGELTDVVERARAAGMQVLAADVKGDDLLRARAEGVLERPTAWLFGNEARGLGDDLLALADRALRLPIYGRAESLNLATAASVCLYESAFAQREGR from the coding sequence GTGCTCGAGAATCCCCGTTCACCCCGAGTCCGTGCCGTCGCCAAGCTCACCAAACGCAGCGCGCGCACCGAGACCGGGCTGTTCCTGCTGGAGGGGCCGCAGGCCGTCCGTGAGGCGCTGACGTGTCTGCCGCAGTCCATCGTGGAACTGTTCGCGACGCCGACGGCATGGGAGAAGCATGCCGATGTGCGCATGCTCGCCGGTGAGCGCGGCATCGACGTGCAGTACGTCACCGAGAGCGTGCTCGCGGCCATGGCAGACACCGTCACGCCCCAGGGGCTCGTCGCGGTTGCCCGTCAGACCCCCGCGTCCGTGCGCGACATCTTCGCGGCATCACCGCGGCTGATCGCGATCTGCGAGGAGGTGCGCGACCCCGGCAACCTCGGCACGATCGTCCGTGCGGCCGATGCCGCAGGGGCGGATGCCGTGGTGCTCACCGGCCGGACCGTGGACCCTTACAACCCCAAGGTCGTCCGCTCCACCACGGGCTCTCTGTTCCACCTGCCGCTGTCCGTGGGCGGCGAGCTGACGGACGTCGTCGAGCGTGCCCGTGCGGCGGGCATGCAGGTGCTGGCGGCGGACGTGAAGGGCGATGATCTGCTGCGGGCCCGCGCCGAGGGCGTCCTGGAGCGGCCCACCGCATGGCTGTTCGGCAACGAGGCCCGGGGGCTGGGCGATGACCTGCTGGCGCTGGCCGACCGTGCGCTGAGACTGCCGATCTACGGCAGGGCCGAGTCGCTCAACCTCGCCACCGCAGCCAGCGTGTGCCTGTACGAGAGCGCCTTCGCCCAGCGCGAGGGCCGATGA
- a CDS encoding response regulator transcription factor has product MRILIVEDDDRVADALGAFLSRSGYATVRAVDGAQALELIGSDTELVLLDLGLPDMDGIDVCRRIRAQSGVPVIIATARSEVQERIRGLRAGADDFVVKPYDVRELLARIEAVTRRLHPLDGLDGASGDRALVEVDGVSIDLVARRVTVDDENVELTRKEFDIVAALARYPGVAVPRERLIREVWNTDWQSFARSLEVHVASIRRKIGRPSLIETVRGVGYRLEG; this is encoded by the coding sequence GTGCGCATCCTGATCGTCGAGGACGACGACCGTGTCGCCGATGCCCTCGGCGCCTTCCTCAGCCGCTCGGGCTACGCGACGGTCCGTGCCGTCGACGGCGCACAGGCCTTGGAGCTGATCGGCTCGGACACCGAGCTCGTGCTGCTGGATCTCGGTCTGCCGGACATGGACGGCATCGACGTGTGCCGCCGGATCCGAGCGCAGAGCGGAGTGCCCGTCATCATCGCCACCGCGCGCAGCGAGGTCCAGGAGCGCATCCGGGGTCTGCGCGCGGGGGCCGACGACTTCGTCGTCAAGCCGTACGACGTACGGGAGCTGCTGGCGCGCATCGAGGCGGTCACCAGGCGGTTGCATCCGCTGGACGGGCTGGATGGGGCATCCGGCGACCGCGCACTGGTCGAGGTCGACGGAGTCAGCATCGATCTCGTCGCGCGCCGGGTGACCGTCGACGACGAGAACGTCGAGTTGACGCGGAAGGAGTTCGACATCGTCGCGGCACTGGCCAGGTATCCGGGCGTCGCCGTGCCCCGTGAACGGCTGATCCGCGAGGTGTGGAACACCGACTGGCAGAGCTTCGCCCGCTCGCTCGAGGTGCATGTCGCCTCCATCCGCCGCAAGATCGGCCGGCCCTCGCTGATCGAGACGGTCCGCGGCGTCGGGTACCGGCTGGAGGGCTGA
- a CDS encoding HAMP domain-containing sensor histidine kinase encodes MRRRLIVVFLVPLVLVLTVLGGGYAWSTARGVQQEFYAEQLGDLGYFVTTARQALLTGSSDMFEGEVRRYRELYGTRVMVVDRTGHAWAPRSADPMLDRPEVDAQIRLALSGRRGELPQNALPWQFSDLSLVEPVFDGGDVIGAVVMSASVDVPRAEIGRQWFLIAAVAAVVIAAGLLIVFRLAGWVLRPVRRLDRAMEAIERGDMDARIRDETGPPELHRMILMFNRMADEIERVVARQQEFALNASHELRNPLNALLLRVEVLAADVGAAGAADVEKIREEGERMTRILDTLLGFARGSVSESDFEDVDLTALVARRSRAWQDVAARKAIVFTVDGGGPILSHVDEAVVESALDAVIDNAVKFSPHGGRVELSVRPSDERTRIVVRDHGPGMEAEELEQAADRFWRSTRNQNIPGSGLGLAIAMDLLRSVGGRLAVQSPQGGGLSVIFDLPGANPR; translated from the coding sequence ATGCGACGTCGGCTCATCGTCGTGTTCCTGGTACCGCTGGTGCTCGTGCTGACCGTGCTCGGCGGAGGCTACGCGTGGAGCACGGCGCGGGGCGTGCAGCAGGAGTTCTACGCCGAGCAGCTCGGCGACCTCGGCTACTTCGTCACCACGGCGCGCCAGGCCCTGCTCACCGGCAGCAGCGACATGTTCGAGGGGGAGGTCCGCCGGTACCGGGAGCTCTACGGCACCCGGGTCATGGTGGTCGACCGCACCGGGCACGCCTGGGCCCCCCGGAGCGCGGACCCGATGCTGGATCGTCCCGAGGTGGACGCGCAGATCCGCCTCGCGCTCTCCGGTCGGCGCGGCGAGCTGCCGCAGAATGCACTGCCGTGGCAGTTCAGCGACCTCTCGCTCGTGGAGCCCGTGTTCGACGGCGGCGACGTCATCGGCGCGGTCGTGATGTCGGCGAGCGTCGACGTGCCGCGGGCCGAGATCGGTCGGCAGTGGTTTCTGATCGCCGCCGTTGCGGCTGTCGTGATCGCCGCGGGTCTGCTGATCGTGTTCCGCCTCGCCGGGTGGGTGCTGCGCCCGGTGCGCCGCCTGGATCGGGCGATGGAGGCCATCGAGCGCGGCGACATGGACGCACGGATCCGCGACGAGACCGGGCCGCCGGAGCTGCATCGGATGATCCTGATGTTCAACAGGATGGCCGATGAGATCGAGCGGGTCGTGGCCAGGCAGCAGGAGTTCGCGCTGAACGCCTCGCACGAGCTGCGCAACCCCCTCAACGCCCTGCTGCTGCGGGTGGAGGTACTCGCGGCCGACGTGGGGGCTGCCGGCGCAGCCGATGTGGAGAAGATCCGCGAAGAGGGGGAGCGGATGACCCGCATCCTCGACACGCTGCTGGGCTTCGCCCGCGGATCCGTGAGCGAGTCCGACTTCGAGGATGTCGACTTGACGGCACTGGTCGCGCGTCGTTCACGGGCGTGGCAGGATGTGGCGGCCCGGAAGGCGATCGTCTTCACCGTCGACGGGGGCGGCCCTATCCTGAGCCATGTGGACGAGGCAGTCGTGGAGAGTGCGCTGGACGCCGTGATCGACAACGCCGTCAAGTTCTCGCCGCACGGCGGGCGCGTCGAGCTGAGCGTGCGTCCGAGCGACGAGCGCACGCGCATCGTCGTGCGCGATCATGGCCCGGGAATGGAAGCGGAGGAGCTCGAGCAGGCGGCTGACAGGTTCTGGCGCAGTACCCGGAACCAGAACATCCCCGGATCCGGACTGGGCCTCGCGATCGCCATGGATCTCCTGCGCTCCGTGGGCGGACGGCTGGCGGTCCAGTCCCCGCAGGGCGGCGGACTGAGCGTGATCTTCGATCTTCCGGGGGCGAATCCGCGATGA
- a CDS encoding TAXI family TRAP transporter solute-binding subunit: MRRSARLLVALLAASAVLLSLVSCAPDRPAWAQRPLRIAGGGAAGVYHDYGAGLVEVLSRDFDMDAEVIETNGSVDNLRLIGEGSAQLGFAQSDAVADAVTGTGDFDAPLPIRAVARLYDEYVHVVVRADSGIRDISDLAGRTVSLGGQGSGVSVVARRVLEASDVPVDAVHDAGLGLDASILALVDSRIDALFWVGGLPTPGVLGLAERTPIRLLSIDADVVARADAVHAGVYRSAEFPVGMYGSDEPTLAMTVPNYLVTAEQVPDDLVRDVLAELFRTSTEISRNVPTAALLDRRLAIFTDPIMLHPGAEEYYRRARR, from the coding sequence ATGAGGAGATCCGCACGCCTGCTGGTCGCCCTGCTCGCCGCCTCGGCGGTGCTGCTGAGCCTGGTGTCGTGCGCGCCGGACCGGCCGGCATGGGCGCAGCGTCCGCTGCGGATCGCGGGCGGGGGCGCCGCCGGCGTGTATCACGACTACGGGGCGGGTCTGGTCGAGGTGCTCTCACGGGACTTCGACATGGATGCCGAGGTCATCGAGACCAACGGTTCGGTCGACAACCTGCGTCTCATCGGCGAAGGATCCGCCCAGCTGGGCTTCGCGCAGAGCGATGCCGTCGCGGATGCCGTCACCGGGACGGGCGACTTCGACGCCCCGCTCCCGATCCGTGCCGTCGCCCGGCTGTATGACGAGTACGTGCATGTCGTCGTGCGGGCGGACTCGGGCATCCGGGACATCTCCGATCTCGCCGGGCGCACCGTCTCCCTCGGCGGTCAGGGCTCCGGGGTGAGCGTGGTCGCACGTCGCGTGCTGGAGGCCTCCGATGTGCCCGTCGACGCCGTGCACGACGCGGGGCTCGGCCTGGACGCCTCCATCCTCGCCCTGGTGGACTCCCGCATCGACGCGCTGTTCTGGGTCGGCGGGCTGCCGACCCCGGGCGTCCTGGGATTGGCGGAGCGCACGCCCATCCGTCTGCTGTCGATCGATGCCGACGTGGTGGCCAGGGCGGATGCCGTGCACGCGGGCGTGTACCGCTCCGCGGAGTTCCCGGTGGGAATGTACGGCAGCGACGAGCCGACGCTGGCGATGACCGTGCCGAACTACCTGGTCACGGCGGAGCAGGTCCCCGACGACCTGGTGCGGGACGTGCTGGCGGAACTGTTCCGCACCAGTACGGAGATCTCCCGGAACGTGCCCACGGCGGCGCTGTTGGATCGTCGGCTGGCGATCTTCACCGACCCGATCATGCTGCACCCCGGCGCGGAGGAGTACTACCGTCGGGCCCGTCGCTGA